The following are from one region of the Vitis riparia cultivar Riparia Gloire de Montpellier isolate 1030 chromosome 14, EGFV_Vit.rip_1.0, whole genome shotgun sequence genome:
- the LOC117930463 gene encoding uncharacterized protein LOC117930463 has product MSDFRLPRPLGMDPSKRDHSKKCAFHKEHGHTTEECRCLHYLVERLTKAGHLKQYLRSDAGGRDASRNHNFGAPTASAAPKAIINYINEGPSDEEHDSKRKRLRLLREALVRERTNSIRPGITGRALAL; this is encoded by the coding sequence ATGTCCGACTTCAGGTTGCCTAGACCCCTTGGAATGGACCCATCCAAACGCGATCATAGTAAGAAATGCGCCTTCCATAAGGAGCATGGTCACACAACGGAGGAATGCAGGTGCCTCCATTATTTGGTCGAAAGGCTCACAAAGGCGGGACATTTGAAGCAGTACCTCCGCTCAGATGCCGGAGGAAGAGATGCTTCCCGAAATCACAACTTTGGAGCCCCCACGGCTTCGGCCGCCCCCAAGGCCATTATAAACTATATTAATGAAGGTCCATCGGATGAGGAGCATGACTCCAAGCGAAAGAGACTGAGATTGTTACGGGAAGCATTAGTGCGCGAGCGTACCAATTCCATCCGGCCTGGGATAACTGGGAGGGCCCTCGCCCTATAG